A genomic window from Bdellovibrio sp. ArHS includes:
- a CDS encoding FHA domain-containing protein produces the protein MVTFIEILDGPNEGSRFKVEDGITLGRSKADIIIKDPKVSGTHAQIAIDGKGQFVLMDLDSSNGIHISGRRVKKVALLPGVIFEVGRTQFQVIAVEEELAIDFSRLVTWRNILKDKLAEVPPPEAPEESLILQRFSPALKLTFTQGIQADEEIILGYGPRKAGSESLDIELLDEEAPKEAFELRPGPGMVELKIKALGRVTLNNKSSDAEMLKDGDLISFGNTLIKVTYL, from the coding sequence ATGGTCACTTTTATTGAGATTCTGGATGGTCCCAACGAAGGTTCTCGCTTCAAGGTAGAAGACGGAATCACCCTGGGACGCTCTAAGGCTGACATCATTATCAAAGACCCCAAAGTTTCGGGGACCCACGCCCAAATCGCTATAGACGGGAAGGGGCAATTTGTTTTGATGGATTTAGACTCATCCAATGGTATTCATATCAGCGGACGCCGTGTAAAAAAAGTCGCGTTATTACCAGGAGTTATCTTCGAAGTCGGGCGGACTCAGTTTCAAGTCATCGCGGTGGAAGAAGAGCTCGCCATCGACTTCAGCCGCCTTGTGACTTGGCGCAATATTTTGAAAGACAAACTCGCAGAGGTTCCTCCTCCGGAAGCACCCGAGGAAAGCCTCATATTGCAAAGATTTAGCCCCGCGTTAAAGCTGACGTTCACCCAAGGCATTCAAGCCGATGAAGAAATTATTTTAGGCTATGGCCCCCGCAAGGCGGGTTCCGAGTCCCTGGATATTGAGCTTCTAGATGAAGAAGCCCCGAAGGAGGCCTTCGAGCTTCGTCCGGGTCCAGGTATGGTGGAGTTAAAAATTAAAGCTCTAGGGCGTGTGACTCTTAACAATAAGTCCTCAGATGCCGAAATGCTTAAAGATGGTGACTTGATTTCTTTTGGAAACACGCTCATTAAAGTGACCTACTTGTAG
- a CDS encoding alpha/beta hydrolase — protein MLTTPKTTGSFESFDGTSIYYEVRGQGEPLILIYGIACIMNHWHHQIEYFSHRYQVITFDLRGHQKSNPVTDMSQLTMEALAKDVFALMDHLQIKKAHFAGHSFGVPIMLKAYEEKPDIFLSMIFINGFARNPIKGMFGLDVIEPFFYFVKEQYEKQPDVWNTLWKLAVDNPMSVYIAALAGGFNLRVSHIKDIEVYLRGVARLNLEVFITLFEELMEYNGESVLEKIAVPALIISGERDMVTPLRFQYHFKETIPHSEFVLVPYGSHCTQLDFPDYTNLKIEKFLKEVSGK, from the coding sequence ATGTTAACGACACCCAAGACCACCGGCAGCTTTGAAAGCTTCGACGGCACTTCGATATATTACGAAGTGCGCGGGCAGGGTGAGCCTCTGATTCTTATTTATGGAATCGCCTGTATCATGAATCACTGGCACCATCAGATCGAATATTTTTCGCACCGATACCAAGTCATCACCTTTGATCTTCGTGGTCATCAAAAAAGCAATCCGGTGACGGACATGAGCCAATTGACGATGGAAGCTTTGGCTAAAGACGTCTTTGCGCTTATGGACCATCTTCAGATAAAGAAAGCCCACTTCGCAGGACACAGCTTTGGCGTGCCAATTATGCTTAAGGCTTATGAGGAAAAGCCGGACATATTCTTATCGATGATTTTCATCAATGGCTTTGCTCGCAATCCCATCAAGGGAATGTTCGGCCTGGATGTCATTGAACCTTTTTTCTATTTCGTGAAAGAACAATACGAGAAACAACCCGACGTGTGGAATACTCTGTGGAAATTGGCTGTCGACAACCCGATGTCCGTTTATATCGCCGCACTAGCTGGTGGTTTCAACTTACGAGTCAGTCACATCAAAGACATTGAAGTATATTTACGGGGTGTCGCAAGGCTGAACCTAGAGGTTTTCATCACGCTTTTTGAAGAGCTGATGGAATATAACGGTGAATCCGTTCTAGAAAAAATTGCTGTGCCAGCACTGATCATTTCTGGTGAAAGAGATATGGTGACGCCACTGCGCTTTCAATATCACTTCAAAGAAACCATTCCGCACTCAGAGTTCGTACTCGTGCCTTACGGGTCGCACTGCACCCAGTTGGATTTTCCCGACTATACGAATCTTAAAATAGAGAAGTTTCTTAAGGAAGTTTCCGGGAAGTAG